One Amaranthus tricolor cultivar Red isolate AtriRed21 chromosome 1, ASM2621246v1, whole genome shotgun sequence DNA window includes the following coding sequences:
- the LOC130811131 gene encoding uncharacterized protein LOC130811131, whose product MSPQYGDINVLINFGWNDLIVTFTLVVEYRVRNQLWSPEVKSKERGSRGATIYVACVQETRWKGQKAKGIKGYKLWYAGLDDRPNRVDILVSNDILKQLVEVRRCNDKIMLVRIVVGEEIISIVSAYGP is encoded by the exons ATGAGTCCACAATATGGTGACATCAATGTGTTAATTAACTTTGGATGGAA TGATCTGATTGTAACCTTTACCTTAGTAGTTGAATATAGAGTTAGGAACCAATTATGGTCACCTGAGGTCAAGTCCAAGGAGAGGGGGTCAAGAGGGGCAAC GATTTATGTAGCATGTGTTCAAGAGACTAGGTGGAAAGGGCAAAAGGCAAAAGGTATTAAGGGATATAAGTTGTGGTATGCAGGTTTGGACGACAGGCCTAACAGGGTTGACATCCTAGTGTCTAATGATATCCTAAAGCAACTGGTTGAAGTAAGGAGGTGTAATGACAAGATTATGCTAGTTAGGATAGTAGTGGGGGAAGAAATCATATCTATTGTCAGTGCGTACGGGCCCTAA
- the LOC130827525 gene encoding pentatricopeptide repeat-containing protein At5g18950: protein MAKYVSYIVSPLRQNPNLYFRYTTMSIESQQQELITKVAEQVSNIIRTKPRWENTLQSHFPSFNFFDPRFFNEVLKLQIHPFFSLRLFNWLALNSEFSPDPISCNYLFNALLKSTSSVAAKSILDYSPQLNPDPKCLESLICCLCRDGFVNETVDLFAKLRSLGFSPSIETWHCAFLVAIKIKRTDIVWGLYSEMMNCGVSPDVKIAGYLIQACCIDKNVERGYELFRQIWDGGVAPDRFAFTRLISGFSLEGRYDKVSELLHLMIERNCMPDVYTYQGVVYGLCKNKRVEEGLRIFNELKARGYAPNTVMYTTIIHGLCRMKRINEARMLWLEMKEKGLIPNEYTYNVLIHAYCRIYEVEEALKLKNEMCDQGFKLNTMLYNTLIAGLCKNNRTKEACESFEQMPRDNVARDLATYNSLILGLCREGELSRGQVLFEELLAVGLHPSNQSYSPFIEQLCRIGKTHQALELLTDMMNKGVEPSQYDLECIIDGLCRERLLTEAVHWLSEMLDSKRIPRWSLCMMLIESLVQEDELDAALVVLDLIVPVGFRLELKTSLCWSLVIKLCSSNSNRVEMLLQDIISNG, encoded by the coding sequence ATGGCTAAATACGTATCTTACATCGTCTCTCCCCTACgccaaaaccctaatttatatTTCAGATACACAACAATGTCAATTGAATCTCAACAACAAGAACTGATTACAAAAGTTGCTGAACAAGTTTCAAATATAATTCGGACCAAACCTAGATGGGAAAATACATTACAATCTCATTTTCCATCCTTCAATTTTTTTGACCCCAGGTTTTTTAACGAGGTACTCAAACTTCAAATCCATCCCTTTTTTTCTCTTCGTTTATTCAATTGGCTTGCATTAAATTCTGAATTTTCCCCTGATCCCATTTCTTGTAACTATTTATTTAATGCCCTTTTAAAATCTACGTCTTCTGTTGCTGCAAAATCGATTCTTGATTATTCTCCTCAATTAAACCCTGACCCAAAATGTTTAGaatctttaatttgttgtttgtGTAGAGATGGTTTTGTTAATGAAACTGTTGATTTATTTGCAAAGTTGAGATCTCTGGGGTTTTCCCCATCAATTGAAACTTGGCATTGTGCTTTTTTAGTGGCAATTAAAATTAAGAGGACTGATATAGTTTGGGGTTTGTATAGTGAGATGATGAATTGTGGGGTTTCTCCTGATGTTAAGATTGCTGGGTATTTAATTCAAGCTTGTTGTATTGATAAAAACGTTGAAAGAGGGTACGAGCTTTTTAGACAAATTTGGGATGGTGGAGTTGCTCCTGATAGATTTGCTTTCACTAGATTGATTAGTGGGTTTTCGTTGGAGGGGCGATACGATAAGGTTTCGGAGCTTTTGCATTTAATGATAGAGAGGAATTGTATGCCTGATGTATATACTTATCAAGGAGTAGTTTATGGTCTTTGCAAGAATAAGAGAGTGGAAGAAGGGCTTAGGATTTTTAATGAACTTAAGGCTAGAGGGTATGCTCCAAATACGGTTATGTATACAACAATTATTCATGGACTTTGTAGGATGAAGAGGATTAATGAAGCTAGGATGTTGTGGTTGGAAATGAAAGAAAAGGGTTTGATTCCTAATGAGTATACTTATAACGTGCTTATTCATGCGTATTGTCGAATCTATGAAGTCGAGGAAGCTTTGAAGTTGAAAAACGAGATGTGTGATCAAGGTTTTAAGCTCAATACTATGCTTTATAATACCTTGATTGCGGGATTGTGTAAGAACAATAGGACCAAGGAAGCTTGTGAATCGTTTGAACAAATGCCTCGGGATAATGTTGCGCGTGATTTAGCCACATACAACTCGTTGATCCTTGGCCTTTGTAGAGAAGGAGAGTTGTCTAGGGGTCAGGTGCTCTTTGAAGAGCTATTAGCTGTGGGTTTGCATCCCTCGAATCAATCATATTCTCCATTTATTGAACAACTTTGTCGAATTGGAAAAACGCATCAAGCGTTAGAGCTTCTGACCGATATGATGAACAAGGGTGTCGAGCCTTCACAATACGACCTCGAGTGTATCATAGATGGATTGTGCAGGGAAAGATTACTGACTGAAGCGGTGCATTGGTTGTCTGAGATGCTGGATAGTAAGCGTATTCCAAGGTGGAGTCTCTGCATGATGCTAATTGAAAGCCTTGTGCAGGAAGATGAGCTCGACGCTGCTCTTGTTGTTCTTGACTTAATCGTACCGGTAGGCTTTAGGCTTGAGCTTAAGACAAGTTTATGTTGGTCTCTTGTTATCAAACTTTGTAGTTCTAATTCAAACCGTGTCGAAATGCTACTGCAAGATATCATATCCAATGGATAA
- the LOC130827579 gene encoding peptidyl-prolyl cis-trans isomerase FKBP16-1, chloroplastic, which translates to MAVTHATTLSSFSQFMISLPAASLRPRYSSKKRIRVDAECSGFNFSSWNVKGLSRRLLFFTGFVPILSNVNLASGALIPQMEEPEIIRTRKLPGGARVQDVVDGEGQAANEGDVVVFNYVCRRANGYFVYSTVDQFTGEAKPVTLPLDENQIIKGLKDVLAGMKVGGKRRALIPPSIGYVNENLKPIPEEFGPRRSLLSHANETLVFEVQLLKIL; encoded by the exons ATGGCAGTCACTCATGCTACTACTCTCTCCTCTTTTTCCCAGTTCATGATTTCTCTTCCCGCCGCCTCCTTGCGACCAAG ATATAGTAGCAAGAAAAGAATTCGTGTCGATGCAGAGTGCTCCGgtttcaatttttcttcttgGAATGTCAAAGGCCTTTCAAGAAGGTTGTTGTTTTTCACAGGATTTGTACCTATTTTGTCTAATGTAAATCTTGCTTCTGGTGCACTTATCCCTCAAATGGAGGAGCCTGAGATTATTCG TACCAGGAAGCTTCCCGGTGGAGCAAGGGTTCAAG ATGTTGTTGATGGAGAAGGACAAGCAGCTAATGAAGGAGATGTAGTAGTTTTTAACTATGTTTGTCGACGAGCAAATGGGTATTTTGTTTACAG CACAGTAGATCAATTTACTGGAGAAGCCAAGCCTGTCACACTTCCACTGGATGAAAATCAG ATCATCAAAGGCCTGAAGGATGTGTTGGCTGGTATGAAAGTTGGAG GGAAGAGAAGAGCCTTAATTCCACCGTCCATAGGATATGTAAACGAAAACTTGAAACCCATCCCAGAAGAG TTTGGCCCTCGACGTAGCCTTCTGTCTCACGCGAATGAGACCCTGGTATTTGAGGTGCAGCTTTTGAAAATACTTTGA
- the LOC130827543 gene encoding protein ROOT PRIMORDIUM DEFECTIVE 1 isoform X2, translating into MDHYKNLVKVIAIHDLILANPNKTPPCVSIDFLSRLSQKLHLNRGAPSFLRKYPHIFVKFHDPTKSTPFCKLTDKVFEVSQLEADAIKESLPLVVERLVRILSMSKSKSLPLRAIFKVWRELGLPDDFEESVIARNLELFSLCDGNEPNTHVLKLIPSYPSGHFTAAVEDWRVLECCNEDTKVDRMDIRYSFKQGFPPGMRLRKSFKQKVKEWQKLPYIGPYEEFWDKRRSKIGMQALEKRAVAIVHEFMSLTVEKMVEVEKISHFRKWFGIDLNIRDLFLDYPGIFYLSTKGKRHTVFLREAYERGRLINPNPVYEARMKLLHLVMMERRGMLTVPPKMVNEAAVMQDEVAFAANL; encoded by the exons ATGGACCATTATAAGAACCTTGTTAAAGTTATTGCAATTCATGACCTGATTCTTGCAAACCCTAACAAAACCCCACCTTGTGTATCAATAGATTTCTTATCTAGGCTCTCCCAAAAGCTCCATCTTAATCGGGGCGCTCCGTCGTTTCTTCGTAAATACCCTCACATTTTTGTGAAATTCCATGATCCCACAAAGTCTACCCCTTTTTGTAAATTAACTGATAAGGTGTTTGAAGTTTCCCAGCTTGAGGCTGATGCTATTAAGGAGTCTTTGCCATTAGTTGTAGAACGTTTAGTTCGGATTCTTTCAATGTCGAAATCTAAGTCATTGCCATTACGAGCAATCTTTAAGGTGTGGAGGGAGTTAGGTCTTCCTGATGATTTTGAGGAGTCTGTGATTGCCCGAAATTTGGAGCTGTTTTCGCTTTGTGATGGGAATGAGCCTAATACCCATGTTTTGAAACTTATCCCTAGCTACCCTAGTGGTCATTTTACTGCTGCGGTTGAGGATTGGCGAGTTTTGGAGTGTTGTAATGAGGATACAAAGGTTGATAGAATGGATATTCGATATAGCTTTAAGCAAGGATTTCCTCCAGGTATGAGATTGCGGAAGTCTTTTAAGCAAAAGGTTAAAGAATGGCAGAAATTACCTTATATTGGTCCATATGAAGAATTTTGGGACAAAAGAAGATCAAAAATTGGAATGCAGGCGTTGGAGAAACGAGCAGTTGCCATTGTTCACGAATTCATGAGTTTGACTGTGGAGAAGATGGTGGAAGTGGAGAAGATAAGTCATTTTAGGAAGTGGTTTGGGATTGATTTGAATATTAGAGACCTATTTCTGGACTACCCTGGGATATTTTATTTGTCCACAAAAGGGAAGAGGCACACGGTTTTTCTGAGAGAAGCTTACGAAAGGGGACGATTGATCAATCCAAATCCTGTTTATGAGGCTCGAATGAAGCTCCTTCATTTGGTTATGATGGAACGCCGTGGGATGTTAACTGTGCCACCCAAGATGGTGAATGAGGCTGCTGTTATGCAAGATGAAG TGGCTTTTGCAGCTAACCTTTGA
- the LOC130811123 gene encoding uncharacterized protein LOC130811123 yields the protein MRTIPEDEKVFLEGDFNGHIDKDADNYNSVHGGFGLRARNESGENLLEFALAKELVIANSIFKKKDEHLTTYKRSGHATQVDYLLVHKGDRASCLDCKVVLGTEMPTQHRLLVLVFRMRKKIVEKKVESMGKII from the coding sequence ATGAGAACTATCCCGGAAGATGAGAAAGTTTTCTTAGAAGGAGACTTTAACGGACATATAGATAAAGATGCAGACAACTATAACTCGGTACATGGAGGGTTTGGTTTGAGGGCAAGGAATGAGAGTGGGGAGAATTTGTTGGAGTTTGCGCTAGCAAAAGAATTGGTTATAGCAAACTCAATCTTTAAAAAGAAAGATGAGCATTTGACAACATATAAGCGCAGCGGGCACGCAACCCAAGTTGACTATCTCTTAGTGCACAAAGGAGATCGGGCCTCATGCTTGGATTGTAAGGTGGTGTTGGGTACAGAGATGCCCACCCAACACAGGCTTTTAGTACTGGTTttcaggatgaggaagaaaatcgTAGAGAAGAAGGTCGAGTCCATGGGAAAGATCATATGA
- the LOC130827543 gene encoding protein ROOT PRIMORDIUM DEFECTIVE 1 isoform X1, whose product MAIGLFKFMFKPGIAAFWGSTSIIRSISSVHHVASRARDPTFEKYMDHYKNLVKVIAIHDLILANPNKTPPCVSIDFLSRLSQKLHLNRGAPSFLRKYPHIFVKFHDPTKSTPFCKLTDKVFEVSQLEADAIKESLPLVVERLVRILSMSKSKSLPLRAIFKVWRELGLPDDFEESVIARNLELFSLCDGNEPNTHVLKLIPSYPSGHFTAAVEDWRVLECCNEDTKVDRMDIRYSFKQGFPPGMRLRKSFKQKVKEWQKLPYIGPYEEFWDKRRSKIGMQALEKRAVAIVHEFMSLTVEKMVEVEKISHFRKWFGIDLNIRDLFLDYPGIFYLSTKGKRHTVFLREAYERGRLINPNPVYEARMKLLHLVMMERRGMLTVPPKMVNEAAVMQDEVAFAANL is encoded by the exons ATGGCAATTGGGTTGTTCAAATTCATGTTTAAGCCTGGAATTGCTGCTTTTTGGGGATCTACATCAATTATAAGATCAATTTCTTCTGTACATCATGTTGCATCTAGGGCTAGAGACCCAACATTTGAGAAATATATGGACCATTATAAGAACCTTGTTAAAGTTATTGCAATTCATGACCTGATTCTTGCAAACCCTAACAAAACCCCACCTTGTGTATCAATAGATTTCTTATCTAGGCTCTCCCAAAAGCTCCATCTTAATCGGGGCGCTCCGTCGTTTCTTCGTAAATACCCTCACATTTTTGTGAAATTCCATGATCCCACAAAGTCTACCCCTTTTTGTAAATTAACTGATAAGGTGTTTGAAGTTTCCCAGCTTGAGGCTGATGCTATTAAGGAGTCTTTGCCATTAGTTGTAGAACGTTTAGTTCGGATTCTTTCAATGTCGAAATCTAAGTCATTGCCATTACGAGCAATCTTTAAGGTGTGGAGGGAGTTAGGTCTTCCTGATGATTTTGAGGAGTCTGTGATTGCCCGAAATTTGGAGCTGTTTTCGCTTTGTGATGGGAATGAGCCTAATACCCATGTTTTGAAACTTATCCCTAGCTACCCTAGTGGTCATTTTACTGCTGCGGTTGAGGATTGGCGAGTTTTGGAGTGTTGTAATGAGGATACAAAGGTTGATAGAATGGATATTCGATATAGCTTTAAGCAAGGATTTCCTCCAGGTATGAGATTGCGGAAGTCTTTTAAGCAAAAGGTTAAAGAATGGCAGAAATTACCTTATATTGGTCCATATGAAGAATTTTGGGACAAAAGAAGATCAAAAATTGGAATGCAGGCGTTGGAGAAACGAGCAGTTGCCATTGTTCACGAATTCATGAGTTTGACTGTGGAGAAGATGGTGGAAGTGGAGAAGATAAGTCATTTTAGGAAGTGGTTTGGGATTGATTTGAATATTAGAGACCTATTTCTGGACTACCCTGGGATATTTTATTTGTCCACAAAAGGGAAGAGGCACACGGTTTTTCTGAGAGAAGCTTACGAAAGGGGACGATTGATCAATCCAAATCCTGTTTATGAGGCTCGAATGAAGCTCCTTCATTTGGTTATGATGGAACGCCGTGGGATGTTAACTGTGCCACCCAAGATGGTGAATGAGGCTGCTGTTATGCAAGATGAAG TGGCTTTTGCAGCTAACCTTTGA